The genomic stretch CCTCGAGGGCAGCGAGGCGATCGGCCTCGTCGACATGATCGAGGTGCCGGCCGGCGACGCCTCACCGCTGCACGTCCACCACGCGCACGACGAGGGCTTCTACGTCCTGTCGGGCGAGGTCACGCTGCACGTGCCCGGGGAGGCGATCACGCTGGGCGCCGGGGACTTCTTCCTCGCTCCGCACGGCGTGCCCCACGCCTACCGCGTCGGCGCGGCCCCGGCGCGCTGGCTCGTCACCTCGACGCCCGCCGGGTTCGAGCGCTTCGTCGCCGAGGTCGCCGCCGGGCGCGTGACCGACCCGGCCGAGCTCGCCGCGGTCGCCGCCCGCCACGAGATCGAGATCCTCGGCCCTCCCGGGATGCTGCCGTAAGCGCCCGGCGCGCCGGCCGCCGCCCGCGCTTTCTACCCTGGGACCGATGGACCCAGACGGCGACAGCGGCGACCGGCGCACCCCGGCGGAGCGGCTGCTGGCGCGGCGCCTGCCCGACCGGGGCGCGGCGCCGCACCAGTTCGACCGGCGCTCGCTGCAGGCCGAGCGCACGCTCGAGGGGTACCTGCGCGGCTCCGCGCCGCCGCGCTGGATGGAGCGTGCGGCTCAGGTCGACCGCGGCATCGAGCGCGAGCGCGAGGAGCTCGAACGCGCCCACCGCGCACTGCGCGAGCGCTGCGGCGACGACCCGGCGGCGTTCCCCGCGCGGTGGCGGGAGCTTGTCGAGCGCTGGCCGTTCGACGCCGAGCTCAACGAGCTCATCGCGCAGCACAACGAGTGGTACCCCATCGAGCGCCGCCTGCCGATGAACCCGCGCACCGGCGACTACGTGCTCATCATGGGCCGCTCGCACCGGCGCCCCGTGCTCGACGCGGCATGGGCGCTGCGCGAGTTCCCGGCCGAGGTTCGCCGCCCAG from Capillimicrobium parvum encodes the following:
- a CDS encoding cupin domain-containing protein gives rise to the protein MPATAMAPTTGPELEFLGSRVRILEGSEAIGLVDMIEVPAGDASPLHVHHAHDEGFYVLSGEVTLHVPGEAITLGAGDFFLAPHGVPHAYRVGAAPARWLVTSTPAGFERFVAEVAAGRVTDPAELAAVAARHEIEILGPPGMLP